A single Anopheles funestus chromosome 2RL, idAnoFuneDA-416_04, whole genome shotgun sequence DNA region contains:
- the LOC125763666 gene encoding N-sulphoglucosamine sulphohydrolase translates to MSWRTELLLSLILLSTVQLEAKNVLLLLADDGGFEMGAYRNRIVQTPFLDALAKESLIFNNAYASVSSCSPSRAAILTGMPEHQNGQYGLHNGVHNFNSLPKVRSISSILGKAGIRTGLIGKKHVGPNEAYRFDYERTEEEYPINQVGRNITQIKLFVREFLQQSTSNSNESFFLMVSFHDPHRCGRITPQYGSFCERWGSGEEGMGLIPDWHPIYYVWDEIDLPYYVPDTQPARYDLAAQYTTISRLDQGVGLVLKELRDAGLEDSTLVVYTSDNGPPLPAARTNLYDPGMAEPMFLRSPNKAARRNEVTYSMTSHLDLVPTILEWFNLTHPQPNLLTGRSLLPLLFHEPSNQLDDAVFASQSFHEITMTYPMRAIRTKRYKLIHNLNYQLPFPIDQDFYVSPTFQDILNRTLTKQPVPWYKTLHTYYTRPEWELYDLKMDPTESRNLFGKSSMKGTFEELSGRLQKWLELTDDPFRCAPDGVLQDTGEYLNNPTCLPLGH, encoded by the coding sequence GACACCCTTCCTGGACGCGCTGGCAAAGGAAAGTTTGATTTTCAACAATGCTTATGCTTCAGTGAGCAGTTGTTCACCGTCTCGTGCCGCAATACTAACGGGCATGCCGGAGCACCAAAATGGACAGTACGGATTACACAACGGTGTGCACAATTTCAATTCGTTACCGAAAGTTCGCAGCATTTCATCGATTCTCGGTAAGGCCGGCATAAGAACGGGTTTGATCGGTAAGAAACATGTTGGACCGAATGAAGCGTACCGGTTCGATTACGAGCGCACCGAAGAGGAGTATCCGATCAATCAGGTTGGAAGGAACATTACTCAGATCAAACTGTTTGTAAGAGAATTTTTACAGCAAAGCACGTCCAACAGCAATGAATCGTTCTTTTTGATGGTGTCTTTCCACGATCCGCATCGATGCGGTCGTATAACTCCGCAGTATGGAAGTTTCTGCGAGCGGTGGGGCTCGGGAGAAGAAGGAATGGGCTTGATCCCGGACTGGCACCCAATTTATTACGTGTGGGATGAGATCGATCTTCCGTACTACGTGCCGGACACGCAACCGGCACGATACGATCTAGCAGCACAGTACACAACCATTTCACGGCTCGATCAAGGTGTCGGTCTTGTCCTCAAAGAGTTACGTGATGCAGGACTGGAGGATAGTACGCTGGTTGTGTATACCTCGGACAATGGACCACCATTGCCAGCAGCCAGAACCAATCTGTACGATCCGGGAATGGCGGAACCGATGTTTTTACGATCACCCAACAAGGCAGCTCGCCGAAACGAAGTGACATATTCGATGACAAGCCATCTCGATCTTGTACCGACAATACTCGAATGGTTTAACCTTACCCATCCGCAACCGAACCTGCTGACTGGCCGCAGTTTGTTGCCACTATTATTTCACGAGCCATCGAACCAGCTGGATGATGCTGTGTTTGCAAGCCAGAGTTTCCACGAAATCACGATGACCTATCCGATGCGAGCTATACGGACAAAACGCTACAAGCTGATTCACAATCTTAACTATCAGTTGCCCTTCCCGATCGATCAGGATTTCTACGTTTCGCCCACATTCCAGGATATACTCAATCGTACACTTACGAAGCAACCCGTTCCGTGGTACAAAACGCTCCATACGTACTATACTCGGCCAGAATGGGAATTATACGATCTGAAGATGGATCCAACCGAATCGAGAAACCTTTTCGGGAAAAGCAGCATGAAGGGCACGTTCGAAGAATTGAGCGGCCGTTTGCAGAAGTGGCTCGAACTGACCGATGATCCTTTCCGTTGTGCTCCGGATGGTGTACTGCAGGATACCGGCGAATATTTAAATAACCCCACCTGTCTTCCCTTGGGTCATTAG